Proteins encoded together in one Rossellomorea sp. y25 window:
- a CDS encoding DUF2306 domain-containing protein codes for MRRVSFLFLLIIVLAWFGHTFSKNFIVDPDFSRFLEHKGSFELLENHLWTFFLRTHIILSLVALCAGPIALLKRSRKGTATLHKYAGRFYVLSIFLNAIPALYVSFYATGGWISFLGFLCLNVVWTGTTYLAYKKIRQGKVADHKRWMTRSYAVTLANTSIYILTLALNSGAGLDYIVSYQISVWIGWFLNLIIAEGIIKRRDDNRG; via the coding sequence ATGAGAAGGGTGTCTTTCCTTTTCCTGTTGATCATCGTGTTGGCATGGTTCGGACATACATTCTCAAAGAATTTCATCGTGGATCCTGATTTCTCACGATTTCTCGAGCATAAAGGTTCCTTTGAGCTGTTGGAGAATCATCTTTGGACGTTCTTCCTTAGAACGCACATCATCCTATCACTTGTAGCGCTTTGTGCGGGACCCATCGCTCTTTTGAAGAGATCCAGGAAAGGGACGGCTACTTTGCACAAGTACGCCGGGCGATTCTACGTCCTTTCTATTTTCCTAAATGCCATACCTGCTCTATATGTCTCTTTTTATGCCACAGGTGGATGGATCAGTTTCCTGGGCTTCCTGTGTCTGAATGTGGTTTGGACGGGAACCACTTACCTGGCCTATAAGAAGATCAGGCAGGGAAAAGTGGCCGATCACAAAAGATGGATGACGAGGAGCTATGCTGTCACTCTAGCCAACACATCGATCTACATCCTGACACTGGCATTGAATAGTGGCGCGGGTCTGGACTACATCGTGTCTTATCAAATCTCCGTTTGGATTGGATGGTTCTTGAATCTTATCATCGCAGAGGGAATCATCAAGAGAAGAGATGACAATAGGGGATAA
- a CDS encoding Gfo/Idh/MocA family oxidoreductase — MHDKKVRWGIIGCGDVTEKKSGPAFQKVKNSELVAVMRRTGDLAKDYAERHQVPKWYDDANALINDPEVDAVYIATPPGSHKEYTLKAAAAGKPVYVEKPMARDFDECTEMVAACKEAGVPLYVAYYRRAQERFLKIKELLDQEAIGDVRFVSSTQYQKARVDVKDSEHLPWRVQPAVAGGGLFFDLASHTLDILDFLLGPIQEAKGFASNQGGYYEAEDIVTGTYQFTSGVQGIGKWCFTAFEDVDMNEIVGSKGKICFSTFGDDPVTLTTIEGKEQWSFERPLHVHQPLVETIVKELTEGGDWCPSTGDSGARTNWVMDAIVGKERHLSALKI; from the coding sequence ATGCATGATAAAAAAGTGCGCTGGGGAATCATCGGCTGCGGCGATGTGACAGAGAAGAAAAGCGGCCCTGCCTTTCAGAAGGTGAAAAATTCAGAGCTTGTCGCGGTCATGCGGAGGACAGGCGATTTGGCCAAAGATTACGCGGAAAGACATCAGGTACCCAAGTGGTACGATGACGCCAATGCACTCATAAATGATCCTGAGGTGGATGCGGTTTATATCGCCACGCCGCCAGGCTCTCACAAGGAATATACGCTGAAGGCAGCGGCTGCGGGGAAACCTGTTTATGTTGAAAAACCGATGGCTCGTGACTTTGATGAATGCACTGAAATGGTGGCTGCTTGTAAAGAGGCTGGTGTTCCCTTGTATGTGGCATACTACCGCCGGGCACAGGAGCGCTTTTTGAAAATCAAAGAATTGCTGGATCAAGAGGCAATCGGAGACGTTCGTTTTGTCTCCTCGACTCAGTATCAAAAAGCGCGGGTCGACGTGAAGGATTCCGAACATCTTCCTTGGCGTGTCCAGCCTGCTGTTGCCGGTGGCGGATTATTCTTCGATCTGGCCAGCCATACTCTCGATATTCTAGATTTTCTGCTCGGACCCATACAAGAGGCAAAAGGGTTTGCATCGAATCAAGGTGGCTATTATGAGGCAGAAGATATTGTGACGGGTACATATCAATTTACATCCGGCGTTCAAGGAATCGGAAAGTGGTGTTTCACGGCTTTTGAAGATGTGGACATGAATGAGATTGTCGGAAGTAAAGGGAAGATCTGCTTTTCTACTTTTGGAGATGATCCCGTCACGTTGACAACAATTGAAGGAAAAGAGCAATGGAGTTTTGAACGCCCCCTCCATGTTCATCAGCCGCTTGTTGAAACGATTGTGAAAGAGCTGACCGAGGGTGGCGATTGGTGTCCAAGTACTGGAGATTCCGGTGCACGAACGAATTGGGTGATGGATGCGATCGTCGGGAAAGAAAGGCACCTGAGTGCGTTAAAAATCTAG
- a CDS encoding MarR family winged helix-turn-helix transcriptional regulator — MEEILREFIVTLDTSFKKLVQETIETAGVSNLSVNQIQYIQAIGTLRYPTISEIAEALNITKASATTGINKLVSLGYAKKSQSTEDKRIYHVTLTESSQTFMRLHQKALEDYVAFIERLLTPDEAEQFKRTLEKLIKGFYEKSAE, encoded by the coding sequence ATGGAAGAAATTCTTCGTGAATTTATCGTTACACTTGACACTTCTTTTAAGAAGTTGGTCCAAGAGACGATTGAAACAGCAGGTGTCTCCAATTTAAGTGTCAATCAGATTCAGTATATACAAGCGATCGGCACACTTCGGTATCCTACTATTAGTGAGATAGCCGAAGCGCTCAACATCACGAAAGCATCGGCCACGACAGGAATTAATAAATTGGTTTCACTCGGCTATGCGAAAAAAAGCCAATCAACCGAAGATAAAAGGATTTATCACGTGACACTTACTGAATCCAGCCAGACATTCATGCGTCTGCATCAAAAGGCTTTGGAGGATTATGTCGCATTCATCGAACGGCTGCTTACCCCGGATGAGGCTGAACAGTTCAAACGGACATTGGAGAAATTGATCAAGGGGTTCTACGAGAAAAGCGCCGAATAA